In the genome of Paenibacillus pabuli, one region contains:
- a CDS encoding DeoR/GlpR family DNA-binding transcription regulator, producing MLTEERYAAIIERLHERGIVKLQELVDVLGASESTIRRDLIDLESRQMLKRIHGGASLVNEKMPEPGMEEKTFKNIQQKTAIARLAAQEINNGECIYLDAGTTTLAMIPYIEAKDVTVVTNGLSHVEALVSKRIRSYLLGGMMKIHTKAVIGSIALQNMDNFRFDKCFIGTNGVDAEMGYTTPDPEEALIKRRAHQLSGKTYVLADSSKIGEITFAKLFDLEEADLITEHMPEHWRSVIAQKTKIIEG from the coding sequence ATGCTAACTGAAGAACGATATGCTGCAATTATAGAGCGCTTACACGAAAGAGGTATTGTAAAGCTTCAAGAACTCGTCGATGTGCTAGGTGCTTCTGAGTCAACGATACGGCGTGATTTGATTGATCTGGAGAGCCGTCAGATGCTGAAACGCATACATGGTGGTGCTTCTCTTGTGAATGAAAAAATGCCAGAACCAGGTATGGAAGAAAAAACGTTCAAAAACATTCAACAGAAAACGGCAATTGCTCGTTTAGCTGCACAGGAGATCAACAATGGTGAATGTATCTATTTGGATGCAGGGACGACGACATTAGCCATGATTCCCTATATTGAAGCCAAGGACGTTACGGTAGTGACCAACGGACTTTCACATGTAGAAGCGCTGGTAAGTAAACGAATACGCAGCTATCTGCTTGGCGGAATGATGAAAATTCACACCAAAGCCGTGATTGGCAGTATCGCCTTACAGAATATGGACAACTTCCGTTTTGATAAATGTTTTATCGGAACCAACGGGGTGGACGCCGAAATGGGGTATACAACTCCCGATCCGGAGGAAGCCTTGATTAAAAGGCGTGCGCACCAATTGTCCGGGAAAACTTACGTGCTGGCTGATTCCAGCAAAATTGGGGAAATTACTTTTGCCAAACTGTTTGACCTTGAGGAGGCAGATTTGATCACAGAACATATGCCGGAACACTGGCGCTCTGTAATCGCCCAGAAAACTAAAATAATTGAGGGATAG
- the pfkB gene encoding 1-phosphofructokinase yields the protein MIYTVTLNPSIDYIVEVDDLKLGNLNRMNRDLKLPGGKGINVSRVLNQLGAENTALGFLGGFTGHFINDKLQEDKIKTDFVTIANDTRINIKLKHGDETEINGLGPTILPEEAEQLLNKLSALKKGDIVILSGSVPPSLGADFYDRLINVCNQTSAEFVIDTTGPALMDALVYEPLLVKPNHHELAELFGVTIDTQEELVTYGRKLLEAGAKHVLISMAGEGALLITKTDVYHANVPKGVVKNSVGAGDSMIGGFVGTFGLNEDLLEAFRTGVASGSATAFSDDLATREFIEELRTQVTITQI from the coding sequence ATGATATACACCGTAACACTTAATCCTTCCATAGATTACATCGTGGAAGTGGATGATCTGAAGCTTGGTAATTTGAATCGTATGAATCGTGACCTGAAACTTCCTGGAGGAAAAGGCATTAACGTATCACGAGTGCTTAATCAACTGGGAGCCGAGAACACCGCACTCGGATTTTTGGGAGGGTTCACGGGCCATTTCATTAATGACAAATTGCAGGAAGATAAGATCAAGACGGACTTCGTTACCATTGCAAATGATACCCGGATTAACATCAAGCTGAAGCATGGAGACGAGACAGAGATTAACGGACTGGGACCAACCATTCTTCCAGAGGAAGCAGAGCAGCTGCTTAACAAATTATCTGCCTTGAAAAAAGGAGATATCGTCATTCTTTCGGGAAGTGTACCACCTTCGCTGGGAGCTGATTTCTACGATCGTCTGATCAACGTGTGCAATCAAACGAGTGCCGAATTTGTAATTGATACAACAGGACCGGCCTTAATGGATGCGTTGGTGTATGAACCTTTACTGGTGAAGCCAAACCATCACGAACTGGCTGAACTTTTTGGAGTAACTATTGACACTCAAGAGGAATTAGTGACATATGGTCGCAAGCTTTTGGAGGCAGGTGCCAAACATGTGTTGATCTCCATGGCTGGAGAAGGTGCGCTGTTGATTACCAAAACAGATGTCTACCATGCGAATGTGCCAAAAGGTGTTGTCAAGAACTCGGTTGGTGCGGGAGACTCCATGATCGGTGGATTCGTAGGAACATTTGGATTAAACGAAGACCTGCTTGAAGCGTTTAGAACGGGTGTTGCGTCGGGCAGTGCAACGGCTTTCTCGGATGATCTGGCCACACGGGAATTCATTGAAGAGCTTCGTACTCAAGTCACCATAACCCAAATATAG
- a CDS encoding PTS fructose transporter subunit IIABC, which produces MRITDLMIQETMIMDLQATTKEEAIDELIASLNRSGRINDPVLFKEMIYKREAESSTGIGGGIAMPHAKTTAVNEPTVVFAKSRKGLDFEALDDELAHIFFMIAAPEGAANTHLRTLAALSRLLIDSDFISQLMSTDTPEEVTALFDAKQAEEAEKKAAKEKAEAEKAANAANGTNAVSGSGNTNGQKQHTSGLIVGDASSDDFVVAVTACPTGIAHTFMAEDALKKKAQEMGVNIRVETNGSEGAQNVLTADEIARAKGVIIAADKNVEMARFDGKPVLQRPVSDGIRKSEELIRKAVNGDAPIYRSQDGNSGKSEGESQGKVSVGSKIYKDLMNGISHMLPFVVGGGILLAISFLFEQIASPENPIVQLLQTIGGGTGAFHFLIPVLAGFIAMSIGDRPALMPGMVGGLMAVNSNAGFLGGLAAGFLAGYVVIGLRKLFKGLPKAIDGLKPILLYPVFGLLIVGAISFYVFDPIFGSLNTWLVDALGNLGTGNAVLLGLLLGGMMSIDMGGPFNKAAYTFAIGVFTSSGNTDGAWMAAVMAGGMVPPLAIALATTFFKSKFTEQERKSGLTNYVLGFSFITEGAIPFAAADPLRVLTSCIIGSAVAGGLTQLWSINVPAPHGGIFVAALANHALLFLLAVAIGAVISGLVLGLWKKSPTAVK; this is translated from the coding sequence ATGAGAATAACAGACCTGATGATCCAGGAAACGATGATCATGGACCTGCAAGCCACGACGAAAGAAGAGGCTATTGATGAACTCATTGCTAGTTTAAACCGGAGCGGACGTATTAATGACCCGGTACTGTTCAAGGAAATGATTTATAAACGCGAAGCTGAATCCAGCACGGGGATCGGTGGCGGTATTGCCATGCCTCATGCCAAGACAACAGCTGTGAATGAACCTACAGTGGTATTCGCCAAGAGTCGGAAAGGACTTGATTTTGAAGCACTTGATGATGAACTGGCTCATATTTTCTTCATGATTGCAGCTCCGGAAGGGGCGGCCAATACACATCTTCGTACGCTTGCGGCTCTTTCCAGGCTGTTGATTGATAGCGATTTCATCTCACAGCTGATGAGCACGGACACTCCTGAAGAAGTGACTGCATTATTCGATGCCAAACAGGCGGAGGAAGCGGAGAAAAAAGCTGCCAAAGAAAAAGCCGAAGCGGAAAAAGCAGCAAATGCTGCAAATGGAACAAACGCTGTATCTGGCTCGGGCAATACGAATGGACAGAAGCAGCATACATCTGGCCTTATTGTTGGCGATGCGTCGTCTGATGATTTCGTCGTAGCCGTAACCGCTTGCCCAACAGGGATTGCTCACACGTTCATGGCCGAAGATGCTCTCAAGAAGAAAGCGCAGGAAATGGGCGTTAATATTCGAGTGGAGACCAATGGTTCCGAAGGTGCACAGAACGTACTGACAGCAGACGAAATCGCTCGCGCAAAAGGGGTGATCATTGCTGCCGATAAAAATGTGGAAATGGCCCGCTTTGATGGCAAGCCGGTATTGCAAAGACCGGTGAGCGATGGCATTCGCAAATCCGAAGAGCTGATTCGCAAGGCCGTTAACGGAGATGCTCCGATCTACCGAAGCCAGGATGGTAACAGTGGCAAGAGTGAAGGGGAAAGCCAAGGCAAAGTGAGCGTGGGCAGCAAGATTTATAAAGACTTGATGAACGGAATCTCGCATATGCTCCCATTTGTCGTGGGTGGCGGGATCTTGCTCGCCATATCCTTCTTGTTTGAACAAATTGCGAGTCCGGAAAATCCTATTGTGCAACTGCTGCAAACCATTGGTGGCGGGACTGGTGCGTTCCACTTTCTGATTCCTGTTCTAGCCGGATTTATTGCAATGAGTATTGGTGATCGTCCAGCTCTGATGCCTGGTATGGTCGGTGGATTGATGGCCGTGAATTCGAACGCCGGTTTCCTTGGAGGACTGGCTGCCGGTTTCCTGGCAGGTTACGTAGTAATCGGTTTGCGCAAATTGTTTAAAGGTTTGCCTAAAGCAATTGACGGATTGAAACCGATCCTGCTGTATCCTGTATTCGGATTGCTTATTGTGGGTGCAATAAGTTTCTATGTCTTCGATCCAATCTTCGGTTCTCTTAACACATGGCTTGTAGATGCACTTGGAAACCTGGGTACAGGTAATGCTGTGTTGCTGGGCTTGCTGCTTGGCGGCATGATGTCCATCGATATGGGTGGACCGTTTAACAAAGCGGCTTATACGTTTGCCATTGGTGTATTTACATCCAGTGGTAATACGGATGGTGCCTGGATGGCCGCTGTTATGGCTGGCGGTATGGTACCACCGCTGGCAATTGCACTGGCTACAACGTTCTTCAAATCCAAATTTACGGAGCAAGAACGCAAATCAGGCTTGACGAACTACGTGCTGGGGTTCTCCTTCATCACAGAAGGTGCCATTCCATTTGCTGCCGCTGACCCGCTGCGTGTCCTGACATCCTGTATTATCGGTTCTGCTGTTGCAGGGGGGCTGACTCAACTGTGGAGCATTAACGTACCTGCTCCGCATGGTGGAATCTTCGTTGCGGCACTGGCAAATCACGCATTGCTCTTCCTGCTTGCTGTAGCAATCGGTGCAGTTATCTCTGGTCTTGTTCTGGGACTGTGGAAGAAATCACCGACCGCTGTGAAATAA
- a CDS encoding class I SAM-dependent methyltransferase: protein MSNDQIKGQVRKQFAKNAEKYVTSAGHAKGDDLALLVASSQASSDMKVLDIATGGGHVANALAPLVEQVIALDLTDEMLQVAERFIRGNGHQNVDFVAGDAEHIPFEDDYFDLVTCRIAAHHFPDVPSFVSEALRVMKPGGRLLLIDNVAPERDENDQFYNEIEKWRDGSHVRAWRKTEWIRMLELAGFRMETMVSFEKHFIFEDWCNRAGLPEPERRELEASMLRAPSVIKGYFKFEEALGRLVSFEGQSAYIQALKAK, encoded by the coding sequence ATGTCTAATGATCAGATCAAAGGACAGGTGCGCAAACAATTTGCTAAAAATGCAGAGAAATATGTGACTAGTGCCGGTCATGCCAAGGGGGATGATCTGGCATTGCTTGTGGCTTCGTCGCAAGCGAGCTCGGATATGAAGGTACTGGATATTGCTACTGGAGGAGGACATGTTGCCAATGCATTAGCTCCGCTTGTGGAGCAGGTTATTGCATTGGATTTAACGGATGAAATGTTACAAGTGGCTGAACGCTTTATCCGCGGAAATGGGCACCAGAATGTGGATTTTGTTGCAGGAGATGCTGAACATATCCCTTTCGAGGATGATTACTTTGACCTTGTGACCTGTCGCATTGCTGCACACCATTTTCCAGACGTGCCTTCCTTTGTATCAGAGGCACTCCGTGTAATGAAACCTGGTGGCAGACTGTTATTAATTGATAATGTGGCACCTGAACGTGATGAGAACGACCAATTTTACAATGAAATCGAGAAGTGGCGTGATGGAAGTCACGTTCGGGCATGGCGTAAGACGGAATGGATTCGGATGTTGGAGCTTGCCGGATTTCGAATGGAAACGATGGTTTCCTTTGAGAAACACTTTATATTTGAAGACTGGTGCAATAGGGCTGGACTTCCGGAGCCGGAGAGAAGAGAGCTTGAAGCAAGCATGCTCAGAGCACCATCTGTCATCAAAGGATATTTCAAGTTTGAAGAGGCACTCGGCAGACTCGTCAGTTTCGAGGGACAAAGTGCATATATTCAGGCGTTAAAAGCAAAATAG
- a CDS encoding L,D-transpeptidase family protein, translating to MSILSSYVRTALVLADPSLPIVADEGDYQIVVYPQQHRLKVKAHGKIIKTYQVAVGNPSTPTPIGEYKIVYKGENWGPAFGPRWLGLNVPWGYYGIHGTNKPFSIGQHQSHGCIRMLNSDVIELFQLIPLGTKVTIYGHVLGDPNHEPRVLAEGDVGGDVQLIQSRLKSAGYFKGVCNGKFRSDTTAALKKYQRNHQLAQDGVATIQVYKELGLLE from the coding sequence ATGTCGATTTTGTCAAGCTATGTTCGGACTGCACTTGTTCTCGCTGATCCGTCGCTGCCGATCGTGGCTGATGAGGGTGATTACCAAATCGTAGTGTATCCCCAGCAACATCGCCTTAAAGTCAAAGCCCATGGGAAGATCATTAAAACGTACCAGGTTGCCGTCGGGAATCCGTCAACCCCCACCCCTATAGGAGAATATAAAATTGTGTACAAAGGGGAAAATTGGGGGCCTGCATTTGGACCACGTTGGCTTGGATTAAATGTCCCTTGGGGATATTATGGCATTCATGGGACGAACAAACCGTTTTCTATCGGACAGCATCAAAGTCACGGCTGCATTCGAATGCTCAACAGCGATGTTATCGAGTTATTTCAATTGATTCCTCTCGGAACAAAAGTGACGATATACGGACATGTTTTAGGAGATCCGAATCACGAACCGAGGGTGTTGGCCGAAGGTGACGTTGGCGGAGATGTACAGTTGATCCAATCCCGCCTAAAGAGCGCAGGGTATTTCAAAGGGGTATGCAACGGCAAATTTCGTTCGGATACAACAGCAGCTTTAAAAAAGTATCAAAGAAATCATCAGTTAGCACAAGACGGTGTAGCCACGATCCAGGTCTATAAAGAATTGGGGTTATTAGAGTAA
- a CDS encoding oxalate decarboxylase family bicupin: MRNENKNNGKPLIIPQPIRKDGAGGPDLGPRDVMRDLQNPDLLVPPVTDNGLLPNLRMSFSDTHMQLNHGGWSREITVRDLPIATTLAGVNMSLTPGGVRELHWHQQSEWAYMIWGTARITSVDQQGRNFIADVGPGDLWFFPKGLPHSIQGLADGCEFLLVFDDGSFSDLNTLSISDWFAHTPPEVLSVNFGVPESAFLSMPTDQVYIFQDQVPGSLESQKVQSPYGTVPLSFKHRLLAQTPIITPGGSVRIVDSTNFPISTTVAAALVEIKPGGMRELHWHPNADEWQYYLTGQGRMTVFGGNGIARTFDYRAGDVGYVPVAMGHYIQNTGTDTLWFLEIFRSVHFEDISLNQWMALTPEELVRDNLNASPELLHALRKEKWPVV, translated from the coding sequence ATGAGAAATGAAAACAAGAACAATGGCAAGCCATTAATTATACCGCAGCCAATACGAAAAGATGGTGCCGGAGGACCCGATCTGGGACCTCGGGATGTGATGAGAGATTTACAAAATCCGGATTTGCTGGTGCCTCCGGTAACCGACAACGGCTTATTACCCAACCTGAGAATGTCTTTTTCCGATACACATATGCAATTGAACCATGGCGGTTGGTCCCGTGAAATTACAGTACGGGACCTGCCCATCGCTACGACACTGGCCGGTGTAAATATGAGTCTTACACCTGGAGGTGTACGGGAGCTGCACTGGCATCAGCAATCGGAATGGGCGTATATGATCTGGGGTACAGCACGAATTACGTCCGTGGATCAGCAAGGTCGTAATTTTATTGCAGATGTGGGACCGGGAGATCTATGGTTTTTCCCGAAAGGTCTGCCCCATTCTATTCAGGGATTGGCTGATGGGTGTGAGTTCTTGCTTGTATTTGATGATGGGTCCTTCTCCGATCTGAATACATTATCCATCTCTGATTGGTTCGCACATACCCCACCGGAAGTGTTGTCCGTCAATTTCGGTGTACCCGAATCTGCATTCCTATCCATGCCAACGGACCAGGTTTACATTTTTCAGGATCAGGTCCCCGGATCCCTCGAAAGTCAGAAAGTGCAGTCCCCCTATGGTACGGTGCCTCTCTCCTTCAAGCATCGGCTGTTAGCCCAGACACCTATCATTACACCGGGAGGTAGTGTACGCATTGTAGACTCCACCAACTTTCCGATCTCCACAACAGTAGCCGCAGCACTTGTTGAAATTAAGCCTGGCGGAATGCGCGAGCTTCACTGGCATCCCAATGCGGATGAATGGCAATATTATTTGACTGGGCAAGGAAGAATGACGGTTTTTGGAGGGAATGGTATTGCACGCACATTCGACTATCGGGCTGGAGATGTTGGTTACGTACCTGTAGCCATGGGGCATTATATTCAGAACACGGGCACCGACACGTTATGGTTTTTGGAGATCTTTAGAAGTGTCCACTTTGAGGATATCTCTCTAAATCAATGGATGGCATTAACCCCGGAAGAGCTTGTACGTGACAACCTGAACGCTTCCCCGGAATTACTTCATGCACTACGTAAAGAAAAATGGCCTGTTGTTTAA
- a CDS encoding SDR family NAD(P)-dependent oxidoreductase, whose protein sequence is MNSNHTLRTALITGSTSGIGLELTRTLLAEGWQVIGLNRSAFPKEDSDIQDGLHSGQLRWVQANLTQYNSLREALNQIKSETDAIDVLFNNAGGSGNDLRLSDQGHEMHFELQTVVPYIIYTELQDLLRKGSMKTVINTSTSAFTMVKQFNLDILEHPAEFKKLFGPYATSKLALSLWTREAASTPAAKGIRLLSVDPGGNNTLRGNKTSGLPFYIKPIMKLFFPHPSHGASLLYNAAIAQTKLTSGTFLMKNKPTNLRFTEQGSAILNRVHEIYEHEFLQLDSKIDSISNKSV, encoded by the coding sequence ATGAATTCAAACCATACACTTCGTACAGCCTTAATTACAGGATCAACTTCCGGAATCGGTCTTGAACTGACCCGCACCTTGTTAGCTGAAGGCTGGCAAGTTATTGGCCTTAACCGTTCCGCTTTTCCAAAGGAAGACAGTGATATTCAGGACGGTTTGCACTCCGGCCAGCTCCGTTGGGTTCAAGCTAATCTTACTCAGTACAATAGTCTGAGAGAAGCACTGAATCAGATCAAATCCGAAACGGATGCCATCGATGTGTTGTTTAATAATGCCGGGGGCAGTGGTAACGATCTTCGTTTGTCCGATCAGGGGCATGAAATGCATTTTGAATTACAGACCGTGGTGCCATATATCATTTACACGGAACTACAGGATCTCCTTCGCAAAGGAAGCATGAAAACTGTTATTAATACATCCACCAGTGCGTTCACTATGGTCAAACAGTTTAACCTGGACATTCTGGAACATCCAGCCGAGTTCAAAAAACTGTTCGGTCCTTATGCCACTTCCAAGCTCGCACTTTCTTTATGGACACGTGAAGCTGCTTCTACCCCTGCGGCTAAAGGAATCCGGTTACTCAGCGTGGACCCTGGAGGCAATAATACACTCAGAGGTAATAAAACATCAGGACTGCCTTTTTATATAAAGCCAATCATGAAGCTGTTCTTCCCACATCCAAGTCACGGAGCTTCTCTGCTTTATAATGCTGCCATCGCGCAAACCAAGCTTACATCCGGTACGTTCCTGATGAAAAACAAACCTACTAATCTCCGATTTACGGAGCAAGGCTCAGCCATTCTGAACAGAGTACATGAAATTTATGAGCATGAATTTTTGCAGCTTGACTCCAAAATCGACTCAATAAGCAATAAAAGCGTTTGA
- a CDS encoding MerR family transcriptional regulator — protein MLKDTEVFSIKETSERAGLSEDTIRYYEKIGLLPRAERKANRHRVYRPEDIQTMKLITCLKKTGMSLEEMKPYLQMSIDSDLEDFPDEREMLLNHRKKIEAQIASLQQIVDFIDEKMERRSMFPDECPIIGENQMSVFEKKNIFS, from the coding sequence ATGCTGAAAGATACTGAAGTGTTCTCCATTAAAGAGACGTCAGAACGGGCGGGATTATCGGAAGATACCATTCGTTATTATGAGAAGATTGGACTTCTTCCCCGGGCTGAACGCAAGGCCAATCGCCATCGGGTATACCGTCCGGAGGATATTCAGACGATGAAGCTTATTACTTGTCTGAAAAAAACAGGCATGTCTCTGGAGGAGATGAAACCTTATTTACAGATGTCGATAGATTCGGATCTGGAAGATTTCCCGGATGAGCGTGAAATGCTGTTAAACCACCGGAAGAAGATCGAAGCGCAGATTGCATCCCTGCAGCAGATCGTCGATTTTATTGATGAAAAGATGGAGAGGCGAAGCATGTTTCCGGATGAGTGCCCGATTATCGGGGAGAACCAGATGTCTGTTTTTGAAAAAAAGAACATCTTCTCCTGA
- a CDS encoding AraC family transcriptional regulator, protein MLSKMEQDTAITQQQLELARLIGRFTNEDGVHLTAIPSLALIRASQVSEPIHTVHEPALCIVAQGTKLVILGQESYTYDSSQYLVASINLPISGQVVQATTEHPYLCLRIDFNSGQIFELIQDSPPVQTKPDKSTRRGLFVSSTKPPLLEAVIRLVKLLDTPEDIPVLAPLMTREILYRLIQDEHGHSIRQFAVQNSHAQHIAQVIEVIQSEYAHPLRIEQLASMINMSTSSLHYHFKAITAMSPLQYQKQIRLQEARRMLLAGSTDAADAAFQVGYESPSQFSREYARMYGLPPKSDIKRLRHTLHIEC, encoded by the coding sequence ATGCTTTCAAAAATGGAACAGGATACAGCTATTACTCAGCAGCAGCTGGAATTGGCCCGCTTAATCGGCCGTTTCACCAACGAAGACGGGGTTCATCTAACAGCAATTCCTTCACTTGCTTTGATCCGTGCTTCCCAGGTTTCAGAGCCCATTCATACCGTACATGAACCCGCCTTGTGCATTGTGGCCCAAGGTACTAAACTGGTTATTCTCGGACAGGAGAGCTACACCTATGACTCTTCACAGTATTTGGTCGCTTCCATCAACTTGCCTATTTCAGGGCAAGTTGTACAGGCTACGACAGAACATCCCTATCTCTGCCTGCGAATTGATTTTAATTCAGGGCAGATTTTTGAACTTATTCAGGATTCTCCTCCCGTACAAACCAAACCCGACAAATCAACACGTCGTGGGTTGTTTGTAAGTTCAACCAAACCTCCGCTTCTGGAAGCCGTAATCCGATTGGTCAAATTGCTGGACACACCTGAAGACATTCCTGTACTTGCACCACTTATGACTCGCGAGATTCTATATCGCCTGATTCAGGATGAACACGGACATTCCATCAGACAGTTTGCAGTTCAGAACAGTCACGCACAGCATATTGCTCAGGTCATTGAAGTGATTCAATCAGAATACGCCCATCCCCTGCGAATCGAGCAATTGGCTTCCATGATCAACATGAGCACGTCCTCATTGCATTATCATTTCAAAGCCATTACCGCCATGAGCCCACTGCAGTATCAAAAACAGATTCGATTGCAGGAGGCCCGGCGAATGCTGCTAGCAGGTTCAACCGATGCAGCCGATGCTGCATTCCAGGTTGGGTACGAGAGCCCTTCCCAATTCAGTCGGGAGTACGCCCGCATGTATGGCCTTCCTCCCAAAAGTGATATCAAACGCCTTCGCCATACACTCCATATCGAGTGCTAA
- a CDS encoding Atu4866 domain-containing protein, translating into MAGNTSGDKQEVKHPYVGMWVTKDGYIRHELLPDGRYDEARGNRQNAYQGRYVVDGDHIEYVDDTGFTADGDFKDGVLYHAGMVLYRENSQ; encoded by the coding sequence ATGGCAGGCAACACATCGGGAGATAAACAAGAAGTGAAGCACCCGTATGTTGGAATGTGGGTGACGAAGGACGGGTACATCAGGCACGAACTTCTCCCTGACGGTCGCTATGATGAAGCGCGGGGAAATAGGCAAAATGCATATCAAGGTCGGTATGTAGTCGATGGAGACCATATTGAATATGTGGATGATACTGGCTTTACCGCCGATGGAGACTTTAAGGACGGTGTGCTTTACCATGCGGGCATGGTGCTGTACAGAGAAAATTCACAATGA
- a CDS encoding SDR family oxidoreductase, with protein MYNVKGKVVVITGASSGIGEATARLLAEHGAHVVIGARRVDRLEALASSIRSEGGSVEYHTLDVTQLEEMQTIVELALSRYGRLDVIVNNAGVMPLSPLEARKVDEWNRMIDVNIRGVLHGIAVGLPIMKEQGSGQFINIASIGAYAVTPTAAVYCATKYAVRAISEGLRQEVDGDIRVTLVSPGVTESELAESISDDEARELMKDYRRISIPATAIAQSILYAINQPAEVDVNEIVVRPTASMA; from the coding sequence ATGTATAATGTAAAAGGAAAAGTCGTTGTGATTACGGGTGCAAGCAGCGGAATTGGGGAGGCAACGGCGCGTCTGTTGGCAGAACATGGTGCACATGTTGTCATTGGTGCAAGAAGGGTGGATCGTCTGGAGGCGCTGGCGTCCTCCATTCGCTCGGAAGGTGGTTCAGTAGAATATCATACACTTGATGTTACACAGCTGGAAGAGATGCAAACGATCGTAGAGCTTGCGCTCAGTCGTTATGGACGTTTGGATGTGATTGTTAATAATGCAGGAGTCATGCCGCTATCGCCCCTTGAAGCACGAAAAGTGGACGAGTGGAACCGTATGATTGATGTTAACATTCGCGGTGTTCTGCACGGCATTGCCGTTGGGCTGCCGATTATGAAAGAACAGGGTTCTGGCCAGTTTATTAATATCGCCTCTATCGGAGCCTATGCCGTGACACCAACAGCCGCTGTATATTGTGCAACCAAATACGCAGTCCGTGCGATCTCGGAGGGTCTGCGACAGGAAGTAGACGGAGATATCCGCGTAACCCTCGTATCACCAGGTGTGACTGAATCCGAACTTGCCGAATCCATCTCTGATGATGAAGCACGCGAGCTTATGAAAGATTATCGGCGCATATCCATTCCGGCCACGGCTATTGCTCAGAGCATTTTGTACGCGATCAACCAGCCAGCCGAGGTGGATGTGAATGAAATTGTGGTGAGACCCACAGCAAGCATGGCTTAA